Proteins encoded within one genomic window of Pseudalkalibacillus sp. SCS-8:
- the eutH gene encoding ethanolamine utilization protein EutH: MVLIGNIVIYIIMICAVAGAIASIKNSEDGIGGQFMEGVHAIGHIFVPAAGIMASIPYLSWMIDKFVGPFFEKIGADPAIAATAILASDMGGYQLAEALQQSYEGWIMALIVGFMAGATIVFSIPMGLAMLDQRDHKYMALGIMSGVLTIPIGVFISSIIITVSNAKVRDVISTNTESTYEFAISYLKIFANLTPLLIFVVAIAVGLYFLPDLMIKGFMWFGRILDAGIKLVLVFSIVEIFTGVFSTVFGGWGFDPIMADADDQFRALETAGYIGIMLAGAFPMVYLLRKFAAKPLEKMGKKLGLSAVGSAGLVATIANILAMFKLIRSMPPKDKVINISFGVCAAFLLGDHLSFTANFQPTLILPIIIGKLSAGIIAIGVAYWISVPKARELERIDRQQGIIGEDEYLEKEGLGEKEVAAASEAK, translated from the coding sequence ATGGTTCTAATAGGAAATATCGTCATTTATATCATCATGATTTGTGCCGTCGCCGGTGCAATCGCCTCCATCAAGAACAGTGAGGATGGAATCGGCGGACAGTTCATGGAAGGGGTTCATGCGATCGGCCATATTTTCGTACCAGCCGCTGGTATCATGGCTTCGATCCCATATCTATCCTGGATGATCGACAAGTTCGTCGGTCCATTTTTCGAAAAAATCGGAGCGGACCCAGCTATCGCAGCAACAGCAATCCTGGCATCGGACATGGGTGGCTATCAGCTCGCAGAAGCACTTCAGCAATCGTATGAAGGCTGGATCATGGCGCTCATCGTCGGGTTCATGGCAGGGGCGACCATCGTCTTCTCAATTCCGATGGGTCTAGCAATGCTTGATCAGCGTGACCATAAATACATGGCACTTGGGATCATGTCTGGTGTATTGACGATTCCGATCGGGGTATTCATCTCCAGTATCATCATCACTGTGTCGAATGCCAAGGTAAGAGACGTCATCTCTACAAACACAGAATCAACGTATGAATTTGCAATCAGTTATTTGAAAATCTTTGCGAATCTGACTCCACTCTTAATTTTCGTCGTCGCGATCGCGGTCGGTCTTTATTTCCTGCCGGATCTGATGATCAAAGGATTCATGTGGTTCGGAAGGATTTTGGATGCGGGGATCAAGCTCGTGCTTGTGTTCTCGATCGTTGAAATTTTCACAGGAGTGTTCTCGACTGTATTTGGTGGTTGGGGCTTCGATCCAATCATGGCCGATGCGGACGATCAGTTCCGGGCGTTGGAGACAGCCGGGTATATCGGAATCATGCTTGCCGGTGCGTTCCCGATGGTGTACCTGTTACGTAAATTTGCAGCTAAGCCACTAGAGAAAATGGGTAAGAAGCTAGGCTTGAGTGCAGTTGGTAGTGCTGGACTTGTCGCAACGATCGCAAATATCCTTGCAATGTTCAAATTGATCCGTTCCATGCCACCGAAGGATAAGGTCATCAACATTTCATTCGGTGTATGTGCGGCGTTCTTGCTAGGAGACCACTTGTCCTTTACAGCGAACTTCCAGCCGACGCTGATCCTGCCGATCATCATCGGTAAACTCTCTGCAGGTATCATTGCAATCGGTGTCGCGTACTGGATTTCCGTACCGAAAGCGCGTGAGCTTGAGCGAATCGATCGTCAACAAGGTATCATTGGTGAAGACGAATATTTGGAGAAAGAAGGATTAGGAGAAAAGGAAGTCGCAGCAGCATCGGAGGCGAAATAA
- a CDS encoding BMC domain-containing protein encodes MNEEKKRFIQEFVPGKQITLSHLIANPDADMFEKLGIEESGALGILTLTPSETAIIAGDYATKAAHVSIGFLDRFTGSLVLLGSVSEVDMAMQEVNRFLSETLGYTPSQITKS; translated from the coding sequence ATGAATGAAGAAAAGAAGCGGTTCATCCAGGAGTTTGTCCCGGGAAAACAGATTACATTGAGCCACCTGATTGCCAACCCGGATGCGGATATGTTTGAAAAGCTTGGGATCGAAGAGTCGGGTGCGCTCGGTATCCTCACATTGACACCGAGTGAAACAGCAATCATCGCAGGGGATTATGCAACGAAGGCAGCTCATGTAAGCATCGGATTTTTGGACCGTTTTACCGGAAGTCTTGTGTTATTGGGGAGTGTTTCAGAGGTCGACATGGCCATGCAAGAGGTCAACCGTTTCCTATCTGAAACGCTCGGCTACACCCCTAGTCAAATTACGAAATCCTAG
- a CDS encoding EutP/PduV family microcompartment system protein, producing the protein MKKKKNRGMLLGSIGAGKSTLTKALLGEEKQAVKTQALVYNDWIVDTPGEYTENPMYYKNIMATSLEVTHVLFIQDATKKKTIFPPGFSTGLNKLPIGVVTKADSEKADVERAVKQLRKVIPKGPIVITSAQNGEGLAYIRDLVGFNKLEEMEAYAKDQASDELLFNETLYK; encoded by the coding sequence ATGAAGAAAAAGAAAAACCGCGGAATGCTCCTTGGGTCGATTGGAGCTGGGAAGTCGACGTTGACGAAAGCGCTGCTTGGCGAAGAAAAACAGGCGGTGAAAACCCAGGCGCTCGTCTATAATGACTGGATCGTGGATACACCAGGTGAATACACGGAAAACCCGATGTATTACAAGAACATCATGGCCACATCACTTGAAGTGACGCATGTGTTGTTCATTCAGGATGCAACGAAGAAAAAGACGATCTTTCCACCAGGGTTCAGCACGGGACTGAACAAGCTGCCGATCGGCGTCGTAACGAAGGCGGACTCTGAAAAAGCTGACGTAGAACGAGCCGTCAAGCAGCTTCGGAAGGTGATTCCGAAAGGACCGATCGTCATCACGTCGGCTCAAAATGGAGAAGGGCTTGCGTACATCCGTGACCTTGTCGGCTTCAACAAGCTGGAGGAAATGGAAGCATACGCCAAAGACCAAGCGTCAGATGAGCTCCTCTTCAATGAAACCCTTTACAAATAG
- a CDS encoding ethanolamine ammonia-lyase reactivating factor EutA, translating into MSHGKTEEIMSAGIDIGTSTTKLVISRFTLRNTAGSTHMPRIEITDTEVIHQSPIFRTPLKSGNEIDMDAVERLVLDQYREANVQVDDIQTGAVIITGETATKTNAEEMINHLSDHAGEFLVATAGPDLESIIASRGSGAHARSKRTNKVIANIDIGGGTANVAVHKYGKLLGTCTLHIGGKLIEFKDGKISYMAPAVKKIADRQGVDLELEAPMNEAALKVITDYMAKTIANMLKRDIAPYEPLLLGHQPGWEEDIDIIMFSGGVSECIYHPENCDKTDMYDDIGVLLAESLKESKDLASWEWAEPDETVRATVLGAGTQSTEISGATIQVDDQTLPIKNLPVYRVSFEGDLHAILETLSQQVADGIDIYDPKHEGQNFALYLTELPLLGFKDMQKLAQALLEAVQQKPKQQPLFVVLERDLAKSLGQTLRTINPDQQAVCIDQINIEHGDYLDIGNILQSGVVPVVIKTLTFH; encoded by the coding sequence ATGAGCCATGGGAAGACGGAGGAGATCATGAGTGCGGGCATTGATATCGGTACGAGTACGACGAAGCTCGTCATCAGCAGATTCACGCTCCGTAATACCGCTGGGAGCACCCATATGCCTCGTATTGAAATAACAGATACAGAAGTTATTCATCAAAGTCCGATATTCCGTACGCCACTGAAATCGGGAAACGAAATCGACATGGATGCAGTTGAACGGCTCGTTCTCGACCAATACAGGGAAGCGAATGTTCAGGTCGATGACATCCAGACAGGAGCGGTCATCATTACGGGCGAAACAGCGACGAAGACGAACGCTGAAGAAATGATCAATCACCTGTCTGACCATGCTGGAGAGTTCCTCGTCGCGACGGCAGGCCCGGACCTTGAAAGCATCATTGCCTCAAGAGGTTCAGGCGCACATGCGCGTTCGAAAAGGACGAATAAGGTGATTGCAAACATCGATATCGGTGGTGGAACAGCGAACGTCGCGGTCCATAAATATGGCAAATTGCTCGGAACGTGTACTCTCCATATCGGTGGAAAACTGATTGAATTCAAGGATGGAAAGATCTCATATATGGCGCCAGCGGTGAAAAAGATAGCCGATCGCCAAGGTGTCGACCTTGAATTGGAAGCACCAATGAATGAAGCAGCGCTAAAGGTAATCACCGATTATATGGCAAAAACGATCGCGAACATGCTGAAGCGCGACATCGCACCATACGAGCCCCTGCTTCTCGGTCATCAACCGGGCTGGGAGGAGGACATCGACATCATCATGTTCTCGGGAGGCGTATCTGAATGCATCTATCACCCGGAGAACTGTGACAAAACCGATATGTACGATGACATCGGCGTTCTTCTTGCCGAGTCCTTAAAAGAATCAAAGGACCTTGCGTCCTGGGAATGGGCAGAGCCCGATGAAACCGTCCGTGCGACGGTACTCGGTGCAGGGACTCAATCGACAGAAATCAGCGGTGCGACCATCCAGGTCGATGATCAAACGCTTCCGATCAAGAACCTGCCCGTCTATCGTGTTTCCTTTGAGGGTGATCTTCACGCCATTTTGGAAACGCTCTCACAGCAGGTAGCGGATGGAATCGACATTTACGACCCGAAGCATGAGGGGCAGAATTTCGCACTTTACTTGACGGAGCTGCCGCTTTTAGGATTCAAAGATATGCAAAAGTTGGCGCAAGCCCTTTTGGAAGCGGTTCAACAGAAACCGAAACAGCAGCCGCTCTTCGTCGTGCTGGAGCGGGATCTGGCAAAGTCACTCGGACAGACGCTGAGGACGATTAATCCGGATCAACAGGCGGTATGCATCGATCAGATCAATATCGAACATGGGGATTACCTCGATATCGGCAACATTCTTCAGTCAGGAGTCGTACCGGTCGTCATCAAGACCCTGACGTTCCACTAA
- a CDS encoding ethanolamine ammonia-lyase subunit EutB — MKLSTTHLGNTYQFSSLKSLFAKANEEKSGDRLAGIAAESVQERIAAKEILSELTLGEIRNNPLLSPEEDEVSRIIESQINERIYTSIKNWSVAELREYILASETTGEDLKRISRGLTSEMIAAVAKLMSNLDLVHAANKLEVLTKCNIPIGQKGVLSSRLQPNHPTDNVDGMIASLKEGLSYGIGDAVIGINPVEESVESVKRLLHATHDFIKEWKIPTQNCVLAHVTAQMKAIKQGAPADMIFQSIAGTETANRSFGIDAKLLEEANELAKVQGTGTGPQRLYFETGQGSELSAEAHHDIDQMTLEARNYGFARYYDPFIVNTVVGFIGPEYLYNNKQVIRAGLEDHFMGKMHLIPMGVDICYTNHTKADQNDIEDLGVLLTTAGVNFIIATPMGDDCMLNYQSMSYHDVATLRETFNKRPSPPFEAWLENMGILENGKLTRLAGDPTIFTR, encoded by the coding sequence ATGAAACTATCTACAACGCATTTAGGAAATACATATCAGTTCTCCTCGTTGAAAAGTCTTTTTGCGAAAGCGAATGAAGAAAAATCAGGAGACAGACTTGCTGGGATTGCAGCGGAAAGTGTCCAGGAACGAATCGCCGCAAAGGAAATCCTCAGTGAACTGACACTGGGAGAGATCCGCAACAATCCACTGCTTTCACCAGAGGAAGATGAAGTATCACGAATCATTGAATCGCAAATCAATGAAAGAATTTATACTTCCATCAAAAATTGGTCGGTTGCGGAGCTGAGAGAATACATCCTTGCCAGTGAAACGACGGGGGAGGACCTGAAGCGGATCAGTCGCGGGTTGACGAGTGAAATGATAGCCGCCGTTGCGAAGCTCATGTCCAATCTCGACCTTGTCCACGCGGCGAACAAGCTGGAAGTGCTGACGAAATGCAACATCCCAATTGGGCAAAAGGGTGTGCTTTCCTCGCGGCTGCAACCGAACCACCCGACAGATAATGTCGATGGGATGATCGCTTCCTTGAAGGAAGGTTTATCCTACGGAATCGGGGATGCGGTCATCGGAATCAATCCAGTCGAGGAGTCGGTTGAAAGTGTGAAGAGACTTCTTCATGCGACTCATGATTTCATCAAGGAATGGAAGATCCCGACTCAAAATTGCGTGCTCGCTCACGTGACCGCTCAAATGAAAGCGATCAAGCAAGGGGCACCTGCGGATATGATTTTCCAAAGTATCGCAGGTACAGAAACGGCGAACCGTTCCTTCGGCATCGATGCGAAGCTCCTGGAGGAGGCAAATGAACTTGCGAAGGTCCAGGGTACCGGAACTGGACCTCAGAGGCTGTACTTCGAGACAGGCCAAGGGTCAGAGCTTTCGGCTGAAGCGCATCATGATATCGATCAGATGACACTTGAAGCGAGAAACTACGGTTTTGCCCGGTACTATGATCCGTTCATCGTCAACACGGTCGTCGGGTTCATCGGACCTGAATACTTGTACAACAACAAGCAGGTCATCCGTGCAGGACTCGAGGATCATTTCATGGGCAAGATGCACCTCATCCCGATGGGCGTGGACATCTGTTACACGAACCATACGAAAGCGGACCAGAATGATATAGAAGACCTTGGTGTCCTCTTGACGACAGCTGGGGTGAACTTCATCATCGCGACACCGATGGGGGATGACTGTATGTTGAACTATCAGTCGATGAGCTACCATGACGTCGCGACACTCCGAGAAACATTCAATAAACGTCCATCCCCGCCATTCGAGGCATGGCTTGAAAACATGGGCATTTTAGAAAACGGGAAACTGACGCGGTTAGCAGGTGACCCGACAATCTTTACCCGATAG
- the eutC gene encoding ethanolamine ammonia-lyase subunit EutC yields the protein MDSQMIEKVTKLVLSKMQEQQTAATTETEEVKIWNHTTSKPDIRQIETVSSHKEVEGKAKFSSFPTDQRKPAKKKPVTSHIQTKQVKEKKPDTEEVSRDLKELQSKTPARIGVGRAGVRPKTNTWLNFRYDHAAAVDAVYGEVDNSLLKALDLFKVNTKVTDKETYIRRPDYGRRLSDEAKKEIKEKCQHAPQVQVIVSDGLSSKAIDENLEDVYLSLMQSLKSLGLEVGTPFFIEKGRVAVMDDVGEQLQPEVAVLLVGERPGLVSAESLSAYLCYKPNLETIESERMVISNIHSGGIPPIEAGAYLGTVIEKILKYEASGVALVNKEA from the coding sequence ATGGATTCACAAATGATTGAAAAAGTGACGAAGCTCGTCCTTTCGAAAATGCAGGAGCAACAAACTGCAGCGACAACGGAAACCGAAGAAGTGAAGATCTGGAACCATACGACGTCCAAACCGGATATCCGCCAGATCGAAACGGTCTCCTCACATAAGGAAGTGGAAGGGAAGGCGAAGTTCTCCTCCTTTCCGACTGATCAAAGAAAACCCGCTAAAAAGAAGCCGGTAACGTCACACATTCAGACGAAACAGGTGAAGGAAAAAAAGCCTGACACAGAAGAAGTCTCAAGGGACTTAAAGGAGCTGCAAAGCAAGACACCAGCCCGGATCGGTGTCGGACGTGCCGGCGTCAGACCGAAAACGAATACATGGTTGAATTTCCGATATGATCACGCAGCTGCAGTCGATGCGGTATATGGCGAAGTCGACAACAGCTTGCTAAAGGCACTTGATCTTTTTAAGGTGAACACGAAAGTGACCGACAAAGAAACCTATATCCGCCGTCCGGATTACGGTAGAAGGCTGTCGGATGAAGCGAAGAAAGAGATCAAGGAAAAATGCCAGCATGCCCCGCAGGTTCAGGTCATCGTCTCAGACGGGCTCAGCTCGAAAGCGATCGATGAAAACCTCGAGGATGTCTATCTCTCGTTGATGCAATCGTTGAAAAGCTTGGGGCTTGAAGTCGGAACACCGTTTTTCATTGAAAAAGGTAGGGTCGCTGTCATGGATGATGTCGGTGAACAGCTGCAGCCGGAAGTGGCGGTCCTCCTCGTCGGGGAAAGACCAGGTCTTGTAAGTGCTGAATCGCTCAGTGCGTACCTTTGCTACAAACCGAACCTCGAGACGATCGAGTCGGAGCGAATGGTAATCTCCAATATCCACTCTGGCGGAATTCCACCGATCGAGGCAGGAGCGTATCTCGGAACTGTTATTGAAAAAATCCTGAAATATGAAGCGAGCGGCGTTGCACTTGTGAATAAGGAAGCTTAG
- the eutL gene encoding ethanolamine utilization microcompartment protein EutL, with amino-acid sequence MRLEPIYAEILASRIIPNVDPMLAKQLNIKESHRSLAMFTIDMDDVGTTALDEATKRADVEVAYAQSFYAGANHASGPLSGEFIGILSGPSPDEVISGLRAVEQVVESEAYFEAINPEKTHSLYAHVVSRTGTFLSKEAGIEPGEALAYLIAPPLEAAYALDAAIKASDVELAAFYGPPTETNFGGGLLTGSQSSCQAAADAFREAVLEVAKAPTRY; translated from the coding sequence ATGAGGTTAGAGCCGATTTATGCTGAAATACTCGCCAGTCGTATCATACCGAATGTTGATCCGATGCTTGCCAAACAGCTAAACATCAAAGAAAGCCACCGGAGCCTTGCGATGTTCACGATCGATATGGACGATGTTGGAACGACAGCGCTTGACGAAGCAACGAAGCGTGCTGATGTTGAGGTCGCTTATGCGCAAAGCTTTTACGCTGGTGCGAACCATGCATCCGGTCCTTTGTCAGGGGAGTTCATCGGAATCTTATCGGGACCGAGTCCTGATGAGGTGATAAGTGGTTTACGGGCTGTCGAACAGGTCGTCGAAAGTGAAGCCTACTTTGAAGCGATCAACCCTGAAAAGACACACAGCTTATATGCGCATGTCGTTTCGCGGACAGGAACGTTTTTATCAAAGGAAGCAGGGATTGAGCCTGGCGAAGCACTCGCCTATCTCATCGCACCACCGTTGGAAGCGGCTTACGCGCTTGATGCAGCGATTAAAGCCTCGGATGTGGAACTAGCCGCCTTTTATGGCCCACCGACCGAAACAAACTTCGGCGGAGGATTGTTGACAGGCTCACAGTCATCTTGTCAGGCTGCTGCAGACGCTTTCCGTGAAGCTGTACTGGAAGTGGCAAAAGCGCCAACACGATACTGA
- a CDS encoding aldehyde dehydrogenase family protein yields MEYDRDLQSIQEMRDAVQRAKEAQQKFESFTQEQVDHIVEKVADAAYKASERLAEMAVAETGMGVVEHKVIKNQVGSRDVYESIKDEKTVGAIGEDKQLKVTEYASPFGVVAAIIPTTNPTSTAFFKTLIALKSRNGIVVSPHPSAVECTVEALKVCNEAAKEAGAPDGIIGWISKPSMPATTELMKHRDVNLILATGGGGLVKAAYSSGKPAYGVGPGNVPVYLEKSCNVKKACQMLIDSKTFDNGTICATEQAIVVDQNIKEMTIRELKNNGAYFLNEEEKRKMEKVISPTKGKLNPKIVGRPAVKIAEMAGIDVPGDTRVLIAEEDQIGKEIPFSIEKLSPLFPLYTVKGEEEAKQTCLALLNLGGRGHTLSLHTSDQRIADMFGKEMPVSRLVVNTLSSIGAVGGTTGLKPSLTLGCGSFGGNITSDNITARHLLNIKRLAYGIKEVSIPKPSKRVLPERSESSTKQSNDLEKIVEQVLKNVDTRKVDAKAVSSIVDKVVKQYQ; encoded by the coding sequence ATGGAATACGATCGTGACCTGCAATCGATCCAAGAGATGCGAGATGCAGTCCAACGAGCAAAAGAAGCACAACAGAAATTCGAATCGTTCACACAAGAGCAGGTCGACCATATCGTTGAAAAAGTCGCTGATGCAGCTTATAAAGCGTCAGAACGACTCGCTGAAATGGCGGTTGCTGAAACCGGCATGGGTGTGGTCGAGCATAAAGTGATCAAAAACCAGGTCGGTTCGAGAGATGTTTACGAATCGATCAAGGATGAAAAGACTGTCGGAGCGATTGGTGAAGACAAACAGTTGAAGGTGACCGAATACGCCTCTCCATTCGGTGTTGTCGCTGCGATCATCCCGACGACAAACCCGACATCGACGGCATTCTTTAAAACGTTGATCGCATTGAAGTCCCGTAACGGGATCGTTGTCAGCCCGCATCCTTCAGCGGTCGAGTGTACCGTTGAAGCATTGAAGGTGTGTAACGAAGCCGCGAAGGAGGCGGGCGCACCGGATGGCATCATCGGCTGGATCTCAAAGCCATCGATGCCGGCAACAACCGAACTGATGAAGCACCGAGACGTCAACTTGATCCTGGCGACGGGTGGAGGCGGACTTGTAAAAGCTGCCTACAGCTCAGGGAAGCCAGCCTATGGCGTCGGACCTGGGAACGTGCCGGTCTATCTCGAGAAATCATGTAACGTCAAGAAAGCATGCCAAATGCTCATCGACAGCAAGACGTTCGATAACGGAACGATTTGTGCGACCGAGCAGGCAATCGTCGTTGATCAGAATATTAAAGAGATGACGATTCGGGAATTGAAGAATAATGGTGCGTACTTCCTTAATGAAGAAGAGAAGAGGAAGATGGAAAAGGTCATCTCTCCGACAAAAGGGAAGTTGAATCCGAAGATCGTTGGAAGACCGGCTGTGAAAATCGCTGAGATGGCTGGAATTGATGTCCCTGGTGACACGAGGGTATTGATTGCTGAAGAAGATCAGATCGGAAAAGAGATCCCGTTCTCGATTGAAAAGCTTTCCCCGCTCTTCCCCCTTTACACCGTCAAAGGGGAAGAGGAAGCGAAGCAGACGTGTCTAGCGCTATTGAATCTAGGCGGGAGAGGTCATACGTTATCGTTACACACTTCCGACCAACGCATCGCAGACATGTTCGGTAAGGAAATGCCGGTTTCTCGTCTCGTCGTGAACACACTTTCCAGTATCGGAGCAGTCGGCGGAACGACTGGATTGAAGCCATCACTCACGCTTGGGTGTGGTTCGTTCGGTGGCAACATTACATCGGACAACATTACGGCCCGCCATCTGTTGAACATCAAGCGGTTGGCATACGGGATTAAAGAAGTGAGCATCCCGAAACCGTCCAAACGGGTTTTACCAGAACGATCTGAGTCATCAACAAAACAATCGAATGACTTGGAAAAAATCGTCGAGCAAGTTTTGAAAAACGTGGATACGAGGAAGGTCGATGCGAAAGCGGTATCTTCCATTGTAGATAAAGTAGTAAAACAATACCAATAA
- a CDS encoding BMC domain-containing protein, producing MALNGALGMIETKGLVASVEAADAMVKAANVNLVGKVHVGGGIVTILVSGDVGAVKAATESGSAAAQRVGELLSVHVIPRPHNELDSILPKVEALQS from the coding sequence ATGGCACTTAACGGAGCATTAGGAATGATCGAGACAAAAGGTTTGGTAGCATCAGTAGAGGCAGCAGACGCAATGGTGAAGGCAGCGAACGTCAATCTTGTTGGAAAAGTACATGTTGGTGGCGGTATCGTTACGATTCTTGTAAGCGGTGATGTAGGTGCAGTTAAGGCAGCGACTGAATCTGGAAGTGCAGCAGCACAACGTGTCGGCGAGCTTCTTTCTGTACACGTTATCCCACGTCCACACAACGAATTGGACAGCATCCTTCCAAAAGTCGAAGCGCTCCAATCGTAA
- the pduL gene encoding phosphate propanoyltransferase, with protein MDRQSLDQIVNEVIAQLNKNDVTEGIPIGVSARHCHLDQEALETLFGPGYELTKKADLSQPGQFAANETITIVGPKGSIEKVRILGPLRKASQVEVSQTDGFKLGLKPPIRESGNIYGSSPVTLVGPKGSIYLKEGLIIAQAHIHMAEEDAEAYNVQDGEFVKVRIEHEARPIQFEKVLIRVSSRYKLEMHIDTDEANACAVRSGAKGKLLKAGQADA; from the coding sequence ATGGATCGACAGAGTTTAGATCAGATCGTAAATGAAGTCATTGCACAACTGAATAAAAATGACGTGACAGAAGGAATTCCGATTGGTGTTTCCGCACGTCATTGCCATTTGGATCAAGAGGCATTGGAAACGTTATTCGGACCAGGCTATGAACTGACGAAAAAAGCGGACTTGTCCCAACCCGGGCAGTTCGCTGCCAATGAAACGATAACAATCGTCGGTCCGAAAGGGAGCATTGAGAAGGTCCGGATCCTCGGTCCATTACGGAAGGCGTCCCAGGTCGAAGTGAGCCAGACAGATGGGTTCAAGCTCGGTCTGAAGCCGCCGATCCGGGAGTCCGGGAATATCTACGGTTCTTCTCCTGTCACATTGGTCGGGCCTAAGGGCAGCATCTATTTGAAAGAAGGATTGATCATCGCTCAGGCACACATCCATATGGCAGAAGAAGATGCTGAAGCGTATAACGTCCAAGACGGAGAGTTCGTGAAGGTTCGCATTGAACACGAAGCACGTCCAATTCAGTTTGAGAAGGTACTGATCCGGGTTTCATCACGGTACAAGCTTGAAATGCACATCGATACGGATGAAGCAAATGCCTGCGCGGTGAGATCTGGAGCGAAAGGCAAATTACTGAAGGCAGGACAAGCCGATGCTTGA
- a CDS encoding EutN/CcmL family microcompartment protein, whose amino-acid sequence MILGEVVGNVWATRKEDGLTGLKFLVVQPDASDQAKLVAVDRIGAGVGDKVMVTRGSSSSNVEDHHPLPIDAIIIGIVDAVEVERGEGNG is encoded by the coding sequence ATGATATTAGGTGAAGTAGTCGGCAATGTTTGGGCGACGAGAAAGGAAGACGGTCTTACAGGCTTGAAATTCCTCGTTGTTCAACCAGACGCTTCTGATCAAGCCAAGCTTGTCGCTGTCGACCGGATCGGAGCAGGTGTAGGCGACAAAGTGATGGTGACGAGAGGAAGCTCATCTTCAAATGTGGAGGACCACCATCCATTACCGATTGATGCGATCATTATCGGGATCGTAGACGCCGTAGAGGTAGAAAGAGGTGAAGGAAATGGCTAA
- a CDS encoding BMC domain-containing protein, with translation MAKALGMIETRGLIGSIEAADVMVKVANVRLVNQEKVDAALVTVFVEGDVSAVQAAVEAGKEAADRVGELVAHYVIPHPDEATREVLTKKEEKIEEPKSAKTEPEKPKAKSSGRGKSAGAKKTTEEPKAKEETKQEEKETSKTT, from the coding sequence ATGGCTAAAGCATTAGGCATGATTGAAACGAGAGGCCTTATTGGATCGATTGAAGCAGCAGACGTTATGGTGAAGGTCGCCAACGTCAGACTCGTCAACCAGGAAAAGGTCGATGCTGCATTGGTTACCGTATTCGTAGAAGGTGACGTCAGTGCTGTCCAGGCAGCGGTCGAAGCCGGCAAGGAAGCAGCGGACCGTGTTGGAGAGCTTGTCGCCCACTATGTCATCCCTCATCCGGATGAAGCGACGCGTGAAGTATTGACGAAGAAGGAAGAAAAGATAGAGGAGCCGAAGTCCGCTAAAACGGAACCGGAGAAACCGAAAGCGAAGTCATCCGGCCGAGGTAAATCAGCGGGAGCGAAAAAGACTACTGAAGAACCGAAGGCGAAGGAAGAGACAAAGCAAGAGGAAAAAGAAACAAGCAAGACGACATAA